From one Geoalkalibacter halelectricus genomic stretch:
- the ndk gene encoding nucleoside-diphosphate kinase codes for MERTFAIIKPDAFAADHAGKILARIYAEGFKVVGLKKIFMSKVEAEGFYYVHKERPFFGELTDFMSSGPCVVMVLEAPGAIKKWRDLMGATDPAKADAGTLRKEFGTSIGENATHGSDAPETAAFEIPYFFSGLELLG; via the coding sequence ATGGAAAGAACCTTTGCGATTATCAAGCCTGATGCCTTTGCCGCCGATCACGCCGGAAAAATCCTGGCCCGTATTTATGCCGAGGGATTCAAAGTGGTCGGACTTAAAAAGATATTCATGAGCAAGGTGGAGGCCGAAGGCTTTTATTACGTGCACAAAGAGCGGCCCTTCTTCGGCGAGTTGACCGATTTCATGAGCAGCGGCCCCTGCGTGGTCATGGTGCTCGAGGCGCCCGGCGCCATCAAGAAGTGGCGTGATCTGATGGGCGCCACCGATCCGGCCAAGGCCGACGCCGGCACCCTGCGCAAGGAGTTCGGAACCTCCATCGGCGAGAACGCCACCCATGGCTCCGATGCCCCCGAAACTGCCGCCTTCGAGATCCCCTACTTTTTCTCCGGTCTTGAGCTTCTCGGCTGA
- the rlmN gene encoding 23S rRNA (adenine(2503)-C(2))-methyltransferase RlmN — translation MTEPALNLDRKVDLKDLDLDALTAFLDGLGKERFRARQIFRWMYRQGVCDFAEMTDLSKDFRQELQARAYVSRLVPEKVEVSSDGTRKYLLRLADGQTVESVRIPMDEGRSTLCISTQVGCAMQCAFCLTGTFGLMRNLTPSEIVNQVCAAQADGPVNNIVLMGMGEPLHNLDNVVAALRIFYAEEGLNFSPRKVTLSTCGLVPEMAELGRRIRVNLAVSLNATTDEVRERLMPINRRYPLARLMAACREFPLQPRQRITFEYILIRDLNDSPADARRLVKLLHGVKAKVNLIAFNEHEGSDYRAPTEEAFEAFQSYLLQRNIVAIRRASKGADISAACGQLKGRLEKEE, via the coding sequence ATGACTGAACCTGCCTTGAACCTCGACCGTAAGGTCGATTTGAAAGACCTGGACCTCGATGCCCTGACCGCGTTTCTCGACGGGTTGGGCAAGGAGCGTTTCCGTGCGCGCCAGATCTTCCGCTGGATGTACCGCCAGGGGGTCTGTGACTTCGCCGAAATGACCGATCTCTCCAAGGATTTCCGGCAGGAACTGCAAGCCCGCGCCTATGTTTCCCGCCTGGTTCCCGAGAAAGTGGAGGTCAGCAGCGACGGGACCCGTAAATATTTGCTGCGTCTGGCCGATGGCCAGACGGTGGAGAGCGTGCGGATCCCCATGGACGAGGGACGCAGCACCCTGTGCATTTCCACCCAGGTCGGTTGTGCCATGCAGTGCGCGTTTTGCCTGACCGGCACATTCGGACTGATGCGCAACCTCACGCCCAGCGAGATCGTCAACCAGGTCTGCGCGGCCCAGGCCGACGGTCCGGTGAACAACATCGTGCTCATGGGTATGGGGGAGCCGCTGCACAACCTCGACAACGTGGTTGCGGCCCTGCGAATTTTTTATGCCGAGGAGGGGCTGAATTTCAGTCCGCGCAAAGTCACCCTCTCGACCTGCGGACTGGTTCCCGAGATGGCCGAGCTGGGGCGGCGCATCCGCGTCAATCTGGCGGTGTCTCTCAACGCCACGACCGATGAGGTGCGAGAGCGGCTCATGCCCATCAACCGCCGCTACCCGCTGGCGCGCTTGATGGCGGCTTGTCGGGAATTTCCCCTGCAGCCGCGCCAGCGCATTACCTTTGAGTACATCCTCATCCGCGACCTCAATGACAGCCCGGCCGATGCCCGCCGGTTGGTGAAGCTGCTGCACGGCGTCAAAGCCAAGGTCAACCTGATTGCCTTCAACGAACACGAGGGCTCGGACTATCGCGCCCCGACGGAAGAAGCGTTCGAGGCATTCCAGAGCTATCTGTTGCAGCGCAATATCGTCGCCATCCGCCGCGCGAGCAAGGGGGCGGACATCTCCGCGGCCTGCGGCCAGCTCAAGGGGCGGCTGGAAAAAGAGGAATAA
- the mtnP gene encoding S-methyl-5'-thioadenosine phosphorylase, with product MQQPVIGVIGGSGLYQMDELTEVREERLETPFGAPSDAYITGMLGGVKMVFLPRHGRGHRLLPSEVNYRANIYGMKTLGVERIISVSAVGSMKEPIVPGHIVIPDQFFDRTQGKRASTFFGKGVVGHVQFADPVCGDLAAVLASAAGEVGAVVHQGGTYLCIEGPNFSTRAESNIYRSWGVDIIGMTNIPEARLAREAEICYATVALATDYDCWHAEHDDVSVDAVVAIIQKNVATARGIIRAAVRQLGETRACGCGSALEFAIMTDKGLIPEQARRDLAPIIGKYLKD from the coding sequence ATGCAGCAACCTGTAATCGGGGTGATCGGCGGCAGCGGCCTCTACCAAATGGACGAATTGACCGAGGTGCGCGAGGAGCGGCTCGAAACCCCCTTCGGCGCCCCCTCGGACGCCTATATCACCGGCATGTTGGGTGGGGTCAAGATGGTGTTTTTGCCGCGGCACGGCCGTGGCCACCGCCTGCTGCCCTCCGAGGTCAACTACCGCGCCAACATCTACGGCATGAAAACTCTCGGGGTGGAGCGCATCATTTCCGTCTCGGCGGTGGGCAGCATGAAGGAGCCGATCGTGCCCGGCCACATCGTCATCCCCGACCAGTTTTTCGATCGCACCCAGGGCAAGCGTGCCTCGACCTTTTTCGGCAAGGGCGTGGTCGGCCATGTGCAGTTCGCCGACCCGGTGTGCGGCGATCTGGCTGCGGTGCTGGCGTCCGCGGCCGGCGAGGTCGGCGCCGTGGTGCACCAGGGCGGCACTTATCTGTGCATCGAGGGGCCCAATTTTTCGACCCGTGCCGAATCCAACATCTACCGCTCCTGGGGGGTGGACATCATCGGCATGACCAACATTCCCGAGGCCCGGCTCGCCCGCGAGGCCGAGATCTGTTACGCCACCGTTGCCCTGGCGACGGATTACGACTGCTGGCACGCGGAGCACGACGATGTGTCCGTGGATGCGGTGGTGGCGATTATCCAGAAGAATGTCGCCACGGCCCGCGGCATCATCCGCGCCGCGGTCCGGCAGCTCGGTGAGACGCGTGCTTGCGGGTGCGGGTCGGCGCTGGAGTTCGCCATCATGACCGACAAGGGGTTGATTCCCGAACAGGCGCGCCGCGACCTGGCGCCGATTATCGGAAAATATCTCAAGGACTGA
- a CDS encoding PfkB family carbohydrate kinase, whose amino-acid sequence MSILVVGSVAFDSVETPFGKADEVLGGSATYFSTAASFFTDVDLVAVVGEDFPAEHVAFLRARNINLAGLQTAPGATFRWKGRYEYDLNEAHTLDTRLNVFETFRPRLPQGYEQSSFVFLANIDPELQLEVLRQVHGPKLVACDTMNFWIEGKLEALKKTLAHVDLLIINDAETRQLAAEPNLVKAARIIREMGPRTLVVKRGEYGVVMFRDESIFAAPAYPLEAVFDPTGAGDTFAGGFMGYLAATEDLSEANLRQAIVFGSVMASFTVEQFSLNRLRTLDLEEIRSRFRRFKQLTHFEDLSEESPAHVFAR is encoded by the coding sequence ATGAGCATTTTGGTTGTCGGCTCCGTGGCCTTTGATTCCGTGGAAACACCTTTCGGCAAGGCTGACGAGGTTTTGGGCGGATCGGCCACTTATTTTTCCACGGCGGCCAGCTTTTTCACCGATGTCGATCTGGTGGCGGTGGTGGGCGAGGATTTCCCGGCGGAGCATGTCGCTTTTCTGCGCGCACGCAACATCAATCTGGCCGGCCTGCAAACGGCACCCGGCGCGACCTTCCGCTGGAAGGGGCGTTATGAATACGATCTCAACGAGGCCCACACCCTCGACACGCGGCTTAATGTTTTCGAGACCTTTCGTCCGCGGTTGCCGCAAGGTTACGAACAATCCAGCTTTGTTTTCCTCGCCAATATCGATCCGGAGTTGCAGCTCGAGGTTCTGCGGCAGGTCCATGGCCCCAAGCTGGTGGCCTGTGATACTATGAATTTTTGGATTGAAGGGAAGCTCGAGGCGCTCAAGAAAACCTTGGCCCATGTCGATCTGCTGATTATCAACGATGCCGAAACCCGCCAGTTGGCTGCCGAGCCCAACCTGGTCAAGGCCGCCCGCATCATCCGCGAGATGGGACCGCGCACCCTGGTGGTCAAGCGCGGCGAGTACGGGGTGGTCATGTTCCGCGACGAGTCGATTTTCGCCGCCCCCGCCTATCCCCTGGAGGCGGTATTCGATCCCACCGGCGCGGGCGATACCTTCGCGGGGGGCTTCATGGGCTATCTGGCCGCCACGGAAGATCTCTCCGAGGCCAATCTGCGTCAGGCCATCGTCTTCGGCAGCGTCATGGCTTCCTTCACCGTCGAGCAGTTCAGCCTCAATCGGCTCAGAACCCTGGACCTGGAAGAAATCCGCAGCCGCTTTCGCCGCTTCAAGCAGCTTACTCATTTCGAGGATCTCAGCGAGGAGTCGCCGGCCCATGTTTTTGCCCGATGA
- a CDS encoding tetratricopeptide repeat protein: MVRGFLLSFVLLVLGVFVLACAPAEDRTQQAEVHYTLGVAYMREPNLSAALREFLKAADLDARDPRIQQSLAQTYHLLRAFPEAERHYLEAIRLAPRESLYQHNLGALYLDMQRWDEAIVRFRSAAQDLLFDQPAVALTGMGMAYYQKGDYLQAVSAYESALQRNRRYAPARLHLGEAYLALNKPDLALEEFREAVRIDPAYAQAHYQLGLAYMKKSDSGQAVAAFRQVVDLSPDSDLGRRAQGYLRLLH, encoded by the coding sequence ATGGTCCGTGGTTTTCTTCTCTCTTTCGTGCTTCTCGTGCTCGGCGTTTTTGTCTTGGCCTGCGCCCCGGCCGAAGATCGCACTCAGCAGGCCGAAGTCCACTACACCTTGGGCGTGGCCTACATGCGTGAACCCAACCTCAGCGCGGCGTTGCGCGAATTCCTCAAGGCCGCCGACCTCGATGCGCGCGATCCGCGCATCCAGCAGTCCCTGGCGCAGACCTACCACCTGTTGCGCGCATTTCCCGAGGCCGAGCGCCATTATCTCGAAGCGATCCGCCTGGCGCCCCGCGAGTCCCTTTACCAGCACAACCTCGGCGCCCTGTATCTCGACATGCAGCGCTGGGACGAAGCCATCGTGCGTTTTCGTAGCGCGGCTCAGGATCTGCTATTTGATCAGCCGGCGGTCGCCTTGACCGGGATGGGCATGGCCTATTATCAAAAGGGCGATTACCTGCAGGCGGTTTCCGCCTACGAGAGCGCCCTGCAGCGAAATCGTCGTTATGCGCCGGCCCGCTTGCATCTCGGCGAGGCTTATCTGGCGCTGAACAAGCCCGATTTGGCTTTGGAGGAATTTCGCGAAGCGGTGCGCATCGACCCGGCCTATGCCCAGGCGCATTATCAGCTTGGGCTGGCCTATATGAAGAAAAGCGATTCCGGACAAGCCGTCGCCGCCTTTCGCCAGGTGGTGGATCTTAGTCCCGATTCGGACCTCGGCCGCCGTGCCCAGGGCTACCTACGCCTGTTACACTAA
- a CDS encoding helix-turn-helix domain-containing protein: MDDTSTQGFGEKLKNRRQERGLSLDEVALQLRIRRQFIEALEDERWEAFPGETYLKGFLRSYAEFLDLDPGELLVNYRQRRPEGASTATQLRRIETELIESVPLTSSTKRTLLVLLLILLLAGLLGYWLSRPIAPQAPLEPALPPVEQQPSVPTPPLVPADEEQEEIPATEPLLEEPGDPESADPNNQVRSPAMPPGALGEEESERSFALLRPEGSNLRVQAERATRLDIVLDDRPAQGYQLQAGAVVTWQARSFARLSVQDPQAISLWVDQQPLPKDRRLTTTLTALPAQGER, translated from the coding sequence ATGGACGATACTTCTACCCAAGGTTTTGGTGAAAAACTCAAAAATCGCCGCCAGGAGCGGGGCCTTTCCCTGGATGAAGTGGCCTTGCAACTGCGCATTCGACGCCAGTTCATCGAGGCTCTGGAGGACGAGCGGTGGGAGGCCTTCCCGGGGGAAACCTATCTCAAGGGTTTTCTACGCTCCTACGCCGAGTTTTTGGATCTCGATCCCGGCGAACTTCTGGTGAACTATCGACAGCGCAGACCCGAGGGGGCGTCCACCGCAACTCAATTGCGCCGGATCGAGACGGAACTTATTGAATCCGTGCCGCTTACCTCATCGACCAAGCGCACCCTGCTAGTTTTGCTGCTGATCCTTCTGCTGGCAGGGCTTTTGGGCTACTGGTTATCGCGTCCCATCGCGCCTCAGGCACCTCTTGAGCCGGCGCTGCCGCCGGTGGAGCAACAGCCCTCGGTGCCCACACCACCCTTAGTTCCCGCGGATGAGGAACAAGAGGAAATTCCGGCGACGGAGCCACTGCTGGAGGAGCCGGGCGATCCGGAGTCCGCCGACCCGAACAACCAAGTCCGATCCCCCGCCATGCCGCCTGGGGCTCTCGGCGAGGAAGAATCGGAGCGCTCCTTCGCCCTGTTGCGGCCCGAGGGCAGCAACCTGCGCGTGCAAGCCGAGCGTGCCACACGCCTGGATATTGTGCTGGACGATCGCCCTGCCCAGGGCTACCAACTGCAAGCAGGCGCGGTGGTTACCTGGCAGGCCAGATCCTTTGCCCGCCTCTCGGTTCAGGATCCCCAAGCCATCAGTCTGTGGGTCGATCAACAGCCCCTGCCCAAGGACAGGCGGCTGACGACGACCCTGACCGCACTCCCCGCGCAGGGCGAGCGTTGA